A genome region from Syntrophomonadaceae bacterium includes the following:
- a CDS encoding chromate transporter — translation MKSREVNQNNLPTSQQTKPHDGSFLQLFGVALKLGLTSFGGPIAHIGYFHHEYVRNRQWLDDKSYADLVALCQILPGPTSSQVGMGIGAMRAGVLGAFAVWLGFTLPSALILVAFAMLMQGLDVGGTGLIYGLKIVAVAVVAHAVLGMSRNLTPDRNRATIALLTAVAILMWPTAVTQVLLIFLAGLTGTFLYQKASVPDLVNIKIPVARSVALICLILFFGLLILLPIMSQVVPSKWLQVFDSFYRSGSLVFGGGHVVLPLLEREVVPVGLVTREEFLAGYGAAQAVPGPLFTFAAFLGATIFGWPGALLATVAIFLPGALLVIGILPFWHHLRGLPKVQGSLMGVNAAVVGLLLAALFDPIWISAVKKPIDFALAAILFGMLEYWKLPSWVIVVTGATGGLLIFRF, via the coding sequence ATGAAGAGTAGGGAAGTAAACCAAAACAACCTGCCCACTTCTCAGCAAACTAAGCCCCATGACGGTTCTTTTTTGCAGTTGTTTGGGGTGGCCTTAAAACTGGGATTAACCTCGTTTGGCGGGCCGATTGCCCATATCGGCTATTTCCATCACGAGTATGTCCGCAATCGTCAATGGTTGGACGATAAAAGCTATGCCGACTTAGTCGCACTGTGCCAGATCCTGCCGGGACCAACCAGCAGCCAGGTTGGAATGGGCATCGGCGCAATGCGAGCCGGGGTCTTGGGAGCTTTTGCTGTCTGGCTTGGTTTTACTTTGCCTTCCGCACTGATCCTGGTGGCTTTTGCTATGCTGATGCAGGGGCTTGATGTGGGCGGCACGGGATTGATTTATGGTCTGAAGATTGTTGCGGTAGCCGTGGTGGCCCATGCTGTTTTGGGAATGAGCAGAAACCTGACCCCGGACCGGAACCGGGCTACCATTGCCCTGTTAACAGCCGTTGCCATCTTAATGTGGCCTACGGCCGTTACGCAAGTCTTGCTAATATTTCTGGCGGGTCTTACCGGCACCTTTTTATACCAAAAGGCAAGCGTTCCGGATCTTGTCAACATTAAAATACCGGTTGCCCGTTCAGTAGCGTTGATATGCCTGATTCTCTTTTTTGGGTTGCTGATTTTGCTGCCAATTATGAGCCAGGTTGTTCCTTCTAAGTGGCTCCAGGTATTTGACAGTTTTTATCGTTCAGGTTCCCTGGTTTTTGGGGGAGGCCATGTAGTGCTCCCGTTGCTGGAAAGAGAGGTTGTTCCCGTTGGTTTAGTAACAAGAGAAGAATTTTTGGCCGGTTACGGTGCGGCCCAGGCTGTTCCCGGCCCGCTGTTCACCTTTGCGGCATTTTTAGGGGCAACTATTTTTGGCTGGCCCGGCGCTTTGCTTGCAACAGTAGCGATATTTCTTCCCGGTGCATTGTTGGTCATTGGGATATTGCCTTTTTGGCACCATCTTCGCGGCCTTCCAAAAGTTCAGGGCTCACTGATGGGCGTCAATGCCGCTGTAGTTGGACTTTTGCTTGCCGCGCTGTTTGATCCCATCTGGATCAGCGCAGTCAAAAAACCCATTGATTTTGCTTTGGCCGCAATCCTGTTTGGCATGCTGGAGTATTGGAAA
- a CDS encoding helix-turn-helix transcriptional regulator, with protein sequence MSGAMFREFFLGFIKIHILHHAEEGPVYGLSLIEELASHGYEISPGTMYPTLHQMEKRGYLKKEERLVDGKVRKYYLITPEGRDALAEARKKIRELVEEVLIAD encoded by the coding sequence GTGAGTGGCGCTATGTTCCGGGAATTCTTTTTAGGGTTTATCAAAATCCATATCCTTCACCATGCGGAAGAGGGCCCTGTTTATGGCCTTTCTTTGATTGAAGAGCTGGCCAGTCATGGTTACGAAATAAGCCCGGGTACCATGTACCCGACCTTGCACCAAATGGAAAAGCGGGGATACCTGAAAAAAGAGGAACGATTAGTAGATGGTAAGGTTAGAAAGTACTATCTTATTACACCAGAAGGCAGGGATGCCTTGGCGGAGGCCAGAAAAAAAATCAGGGAGCTGGTGGAAGAAGTACTAATCGCTGATTAA